A segment of the Curtobacterium sp. MCSS17_007 genome:
ATCCCGTGCAGGCCGGCGGTCAGGTACACGTTGTCCCGCACCGACAGGTCGCCGACGAACCCGCCGGTGATCTCGATGAGCGGAGCGACGCCGGCGTTCACCTGCACGCGGCCCTCGTCCGGCAGCATGACCTGCGCGACGAGCTTGAGGAGGGTCGACTTGCCCTGCCCGTTCCGACCGACGACGCCGATCGCCTCGCCGGGTCGGACGTCGAACGACACGTTCCGCAGCGCCCAGAACTCGTCCGCGCGCTTCCGGCGGTTGCTGCCCGCGAACAGGTCCTTGAAGCTGCGGCTGGCGCGACGGTTGCGCTTGAACCGGATGCCTGCGTCACGGACGGAGATGACGGGGGCGACGGTGGTCGGGCGTGCGGCCCGGTCGGTGGCGGTCATCACAGCTCCTTCAGGACGCGGTGCTCGCTGCGCCGGAACACGACGAGACCCACGACCAGCACGACGGCGGTCACGACGACGGAGACGCCGACCTCGAACCAGTCCAGCTGACCGGGGAAGAAGGCAGAGCGGTAGATGCCGAAGATGCCGCTGAGCGGGTTGAGCGCGGCGACGTCGTGCAGTCGGTCCGGGAGCGCCTGCGTGCCGTAGATGATCGGCGATGCGTAGAACAGGAAGCGGAGCACGAGCTTCACGGCGCGCTCGAGGTCACGGAAGAACACGACCAGCGGGGCGACGATCAGCCCGAGGCCGTAGACCAGCGCGCATTGCAGCAGGATGGCCAGCGGGTACAGCGCGAGTTCCCAGTGCACGCGTGCACCCGTGGCGATCGCGAAGACCGCCAGCACCGGCAGGCTCAGCAGGAACTCGATGCCCTTCGACGCGTTCACCCGTGCCACCCAGATGCTGCGCGGGATCGTCGTCGACCGGATGAGCTTGGTCTCCTTGATGAAGGCCCGGGTGGAGTCCGACACCGCCCCGGTGAACCACATCCAGGGCAGCAACGCCGAGAGCAGGAACACGATGTACGGTTCCTCACCCACCGAGCCGCGATGGAAGACCTGGGTGAAGACGAACCAGTAGATGGCCGACATCACCAGCGGATCGAGGATCGACCAGAGGTACCCCAGCGCAGATGTGGAGTACCGGACGCGCAGGTCGCGCACGGTCAGCAGCCAGAGCGCCTGACGGTAGCGCCGACCGGCGCTCCTCGACACCGCTGGTGCGGTCGTCGCGGGCGCGGTCGGCGCACTCGCTGTGGTCACGGTTTCCCTCCCGGCGGAACCGCCGAGGGGTTCCTGACGGGGGTTCAGGCGAACAGGTCGTTCGCGCGCTCGAGGTCCTCGGCGAAGTCGATCTCGACCGCGTACAGGTCGGAGATGTCGATCGGCGACCAGCGTAGCCCGTCCTCGGCGATCGCAGCCTCGATGCCGCCCTCGAAGTACTCCTGGTCGTCGACGCGTCCGAGCTGGCGGATGAGCGCCTGCTTGTCGGTCGACGAGACGTAGTTGATGCCGACCGCTTCGCCGAGGCCGCCCACCACGCGCTTCGACAGCTCCTTGATGCAACCGTCGGCATCCACCGTGTACTTGACCTCCTCGTCGGAGACCTTCTCGGTGTTGACGCTGACGAACGAGCGGTCCTGGTCCATCATGTCCGCGGCGCGGACGAGCGCGCGCGGGTCGAAGACGACGTCGCCGTTCATCCAGAGCACACCGCTCTTGCCGGTGGCCTTGAGGGCACGGAGCAGGCTCTTGGAGGTGTTCGTGGAGTCGTAGGACTCGTTGTAGACGAAGTTCGCCTCGGGGAAGGCCTCGACGATGTACTCCGACTTGTAGCCGACGACGATCGTCACGCGGGCGCTCGAGCCGAACGCGGCGCGGATGTTGTCGAACTGCTGCTGCATGATGGTGCGGCCGTCGCTGAGTTCGGTGAGCGGCTTCGGCAGGCTGCGGCCGAGCCGGCTGCCCATCCCCGCTGCGAGGATGACGATCTGCGTGGTCATGCTGGTCCCTTCTGGTGTCCGCCCGCGCGCCGCGTGGGGCACGGGCGGGCCTGGTCGAGTCTGCTCGCGGTGCGTCCGAATTCGCCGTGAGACCGCGCATCCTGCACTGTCACAGTGGGGGACGAACGGCCACGGGACGCCCGTCCGTGCAGGTTTCCAAGTGGTGAACACTCCGTCGTGCCCTGGTGAATGATACGGAACGAGTGCGCTGTGGGGTACGGGTGTGCGTGCTTCGTACTCAATTCGTGATCCTGCCGGAGGCGCGTCCCTGACCACCTCGACCGCGTTGGTACGGTGGGGCGGTGGCTGCAGCTGATGACGACGACGTGTACGCGACGTCCGACGCCGCCTGGCTGACCGAGGCGGAGGACCCGTCCGGGGACGCGGCCGAGGACGACCAGGGGGACGGGGATGCGCGGGACGCCTCCGATGACGACGACATGACCGACGACGCGACAGCGACGGCGATCGACGAGACCACGGCGGTCGACGAGACCACGGCGGTCGTCGGGACCACGGGGGACGCGGTTGCGTCCGGCACGGCTCGGACGCCGCGCAAGGGGAAGGGCAAGGGTCGTGCCTCCCGACCGGGCGGCCCGGGCGATCCGGCCGAGACCAGCAGCACGGCCGGCCAGAGGGCCTCGAACGACCAGCGTGCTGCGGACGACCCGAGCGCCCCGACCGACGCGGACCGCGCGACGACCACGGCGAAGACCACCCCGAAGAAGAAGCGCGCTCCGAAGCGCCAGCCCACCGCGACCGCGACGGCAGCGCAGCCCGCCCAGCCGCAGCAACCGGTCGTGCTCCGGGCCAGCGGGCTCGTGAAGCGCTACGGCCAGACCCTCGCCGCGGACGAGGTCGACCTCGAGATCCGCCAGGGCTCCATCTTCGGCGTCGTCGGCCCCAACGGCGCCGGCAAGACGACGACCCTCTCGATGATCACCGGGCTGCTCCGCCCCGACGCGGGCACGGTCACGGTGCTCGGCCACGACGTCTGGTCCGACCCCGCCGCCGCCAAGCGTGCGCTCGGTGTGCTGCCCGACCGGCTCCGGCTGTTCGACCGTCTCACCGGTGGCCAGCTGCTGCACTACTCGGCGACCCTCCGCGGTCTCGACGGGGCGACCGCACGCAAGCGGAGTGCCGACCTCGCTGAGGCCTTCGGACTCGGCGAGGCGCTCGGCCGCCAGGTCGCCGACTACTCGGTGGGCATGGCCAAGAAGATCGCGCTCGCCGCCACGCTCATCCACTCGCCCCGCGTGCTCGTGCTCGACGAGCCCTTCGAGTCGGTCGACCCGGTGAGCGCGGCGACGATCACCGAGATCCTCCGCCGGTACACACGCGGCGGCGGCACGGTGGT
Coding sequences within it:
- a CDS encoding ABC transporter ATP-binding protein, which encodes MAAADDDDVYATSDAAWLTEAEDPSGDAAEDDQGDGDARDASDDDDMTDDATATAIDETTAVDETTAVVGTTGDAVASGTARTPRKGKGKGRASRPGGPGDPAETSSTAGQRASNDQRAADDPSAPTDADRATTTAKTTPKKKRAPKRQPTATATAAQPAQPQQPVVLRASGLVKRYGQTLAADEVDLEIRQGSIFGVVGPNGAGKTTTLSMITGLLRPDAGTVTVLGHDVWSDPAAAKRALGVLPDRLRLFDRLTGGQLLHYSATLRGLDGATARKRSADLAEAFGLGEALGRQVADYSVGMAKKIALAATLIHSPRVLVLDEPFESVDPVSAATITEILRRYTRGGGTVVLSSHSMELVQRTCDSVAIIVGGRVLASGTMAQVRGRRSLEDKFVELAGGRVVAESMEWLHSFSD
- a CDS encoding ABC transporter permease — protein: MSRSAGRRYRQALWLLTVRDLRVRYSTSALGYLWSILDPLVMSAIYWFVFTQVFHRGSVGEEPYIVFLLSALLPWMWFTGAVSDSTRAFIKETKLIRSTTIPRSIWVARVNASKGIEFLLSLPVLAVFAIATGARVHWELALYPLAILLQCALVYGLGLIVAPLVVFFRDLERAVKLVLRFLFYASPIIYGTQALPDRLHDVAALNPLSGIFGIYRSAFFPGQLDWFEVGVSVVVTAVVLVVGLVVFRRSEHRVLKEL
- a CDS encoding phosphocholine cytidylyltransferase family protein, which encodes MTTQIVILAAGMGSRLGRSLPKPLTELSDGRTIMQQQFDNIRAAFGSSARVTIVVGYKSEYIVEAFPEANFVYNESYDSTNTSKSLLRALKATGKSGVLWMNGDVVFDPRALVRAADMMDQDRSFVSVNTEKVSDEEVKYTVDADGCIKELSKRVVGGLGEAVGINYVSSTDKQALIRQLGRVDDQEYFEGGIEAAIAEDGLRWSPIDISDLYAVEIDFAEDLERANDLFA
- a CDS encoding ABC transporter ATP-binding protein, with amino-acid sequence MTATDRAARPTTVAPVISVRDAGIRFKRNRRASRSFKDLFAGSNRRKRADEFWALRNVSFDVRPGEAIGVVGRNGQGKSTLLKLVAQVMLPDEGRVQVNAGVAPLIEITGGFVGDLSVRDNVYLTAGLHGMSRAEIRDAFDEIIEFAEIGDFVDTPYKHLSSGMKVRIAFAVISRLDEPVILVDEVLAVGDKGFREKCYKRIEELLAGGRTLFFVSHSDKDLRRFCDRGLYLDKGRLQLDDTIEAALERYAADHGD